The proteins below are encoded in one region of Neodiprion virginianus isolate iyNeoVirg1 chromosome 7, iyNeoVirg1.1, whole genome shotgun sequence:
- the LOC124309217 gene encoding arp2/3 complex-activating protein rickA-like isoform X1, with protein sequence MKNTHSQYFWKFIRSIPVPRNKMNVTMDDQSNGESRSSLDVDRNVSLTDVFPFCDQLDKFIKYILSVRDLNFLTYEYPNILRNRLESSVSELQSILAEVKEAVANVEKLKAQRKSVRKEKITVKKILKRLRDDEIREMECTIALYDKPMFSRWESVKNNQKPEILEGILTDVKVNERNFRHLYNEHVNRGGHEGLKKRSLCHQNKQHALENLSVLVTRKLNQTQAFHPLSGVNEADKRPKEKTIIPLPFPSFCAPPPPPSRPPPPPPPLPPPLSAPGPVAPFVAPHLPKRSHAQRLSIQRRRRLERRDENLERRCVVAGNVEDLSLVPLTIGELPRCTLASNLYPATLLGAASSSNHDILSPISGPSTAARNEVHEVTLLNNNVDNNGAGGLSFEFHNEMRTVLQALFGELRSAATLPTSDSTLGNAEDAENASDDMREIELYILRKNQ encoded by the exons ATGAAAAACACGCATTCTCAATATTTCTGGAAGTTTATAAGGTCAATCCCGGTTCCTag aaataaaatgaatgtCACTATGGACGATCAATCGAATGGCGAAAGTCGGTCCAGCCTCGACGTGGACCGCAATGTTTCACTGACAGACGTCTTTCCCTTCTGCGATCAATTGGACAAATTTATCAAGTACATTTTGAGCGTCAGAGATCTGAATTTTCTTACTTACGAATACCCCAA CATTCTAAGAAATCGGTTGGAGAGCAGCGTGAGCGAGCTGCAAAGCATACTTGCGGAAGTTAAAGAGGCTGTGGCTAACGTGGAAAAGCTAAAGGCGCAAAGAAAATCGgttaggaaagaaaaaatcacagTGAAGAAGATCTTGAAAAGATTGCGGGATGACG AGATACGGGAAATGGAATGTACTATAGCGCTGTACGATAAGCCGATGTTTTCGCGTTGGGAAAGTGTGAAGAATAACCAGAAACCAGAAATATTGGAGGGAATACTGACGGACGTAAAAgtaaacgaaagaaatttccGCCACCTCTATAATGAGCATGTGAATCGGGGGGGACATGAGGGTCTAAAAAAACGTTCCCTTTGTCACCAGAATAAACAGCACGCGTTGGAGAACCTGAGCGTCCTGGTAACGCGAAAACTTAACCAGACGCAAGCTTTTCACCCCCTGAGTGGTGTTAACGAGGCTGATAAACGTCCAAAAGAGAAGACAATTATTCCACTTCCATTTCCCTCCTTCTGCGCGCCGCCTCCACCCCCATCGAGGCCTCCACCTCCGCCTCCGCCGCTGCCACCACCGCTTTCCGCACCGGGTCCTGTGGCACCATTCGTGGCGCCACACCTGCCGAAGAGATCGCACGCGCAACGTTTGTCGATCCAAAGACGTCGCCG aCTCGAGAGGCGGGATGAGAATCTGGAGAGAAGATGCGTCGTTGCCGGGAACGTCGAGGACCTGTCCTTGGTACCCCTGACCATCGGCGAACTACCGAGGTGCACCTTGGCTTCTAATTTATACCCGGCGACTCTGTTGGGAGCCGCGAGCAGTTCGAATCACGACATTTTATCTCCAATTAGCGGGCCGAGCACTGCCGCCAGAAACGAAGTACACGAAGTTACTCTGCTGAATAATAACGTGGACAACAACGGAGCTGGCGGGCTGAGCTTCGAGTTCCATAACGAAATGCGAACGGTTTTGCAA GCTCTTTTTGGAGAACTTCGATCAGCCGCAACCCTTCCTACTTCCGATAGTACCTTAGGCAACGCTGAGGATGCCGAGAACGCGTCGGACGACATGCGAGAAATTGAATTATACATCCtgagaaaaaatcaatga
- the LOC124309217 gene encoding arp2/3 complex-activating protein rickA-like isoform X3 — translation MKNTHSQYFWKFIRSIPVPRNKMNVTMDDQSNGESRSSLDVDRNVSLTDVFPFCDQLDKFIKYILSVRDLNFLTYEYPNILRNRLESSVSELQSILAEVKEAVANVEKLKAQRKSVRKEKITVKKILKRLRDDEIREMECTIALYDKPMFSRWESVKNNQKPEILEGILTDVKNKQHALENLSVLVTRKLNQTQAFHPLSGVNEADKRPKEKTIIPLPFPSFCAPPPPPSRPPPPPPPLPPPLSAPGPVAPFVAPHLPKRSHAQRLSIQRRRRLERRDENLERRCVVAGNVEDLSLVPLTIGELPRCTLASNLYPATLLGAASSSNHDILSPISGPSTAARNEVHEVTLLNNNVDNNGAGGLSFEFHNEMRTVLQALFGELRSAATLPTSDSTLGNAEDAENASDDMREIELYILRKNQ, via the exons ATGAAAAACACGCATTCTCAATATTTCTGGAAGTTTATAAGGTCAATCCCGGTTCCTag aaataaaatgaatgtCACTATGGACGATCAATCGAATGGCGAAAGTCGGTCCAGCCTCGACGTGGACCGCAATGTTTCACTGACAGACGTCTTTCCCTTCTGCGATCAATTGGACAAATTTATCAAGTACATTTTGAGCGTCAGAGATCTGAATTTTCTTACTTACGAATACCCCAA CATTCTAAGAAATCGGTTGGAGAGCAGCGTGAGCGAGCTGCAAAGCATACTTGCGGAAGTTAAAGAGGCTGTGGCTAACGTGGAAAAGCTAAAGGCGCAAAGAAAATCGgttaggaaagaaaaaatcacagTGAAGAAGATCTTGAAAAGATTGCGGGATGACG AGATACGGGAAATGGAATGTACTATAGCGCTGTACGATAAGCCGATGTTTTCGCGTTGGGAAAGTGTGAAGAATAACCAGAAACCAGAAATATTGGAGGGAATACTGACGGACGTAAAA AATAAACAGCACGCGTTGGAGAACCTGAGCGTCCTGGTAACGCGAAAACTTAACCAGACGCAAGCTTTTCACCCCCTGAGTGGTGTTAACGAGGCTGATAAACGTCCAAAAGAGAAGACAATTATTCCACTTCCATTTCCCTCCTTCTGCGCGCCGCCTCCACCCCCATCGAGGCCTCCACCTCCGCCTCCGCCGCTGCCACCACCGCTTTCCGCACCGGGTCCTGTGGCACCATTCGTGGCGCCACACCTGCCGAAGAGATCGCACGCGCAACGTTTGTCGATCCAAAGACGTCGCCG aCTCGAGAGGCGGGATGAGAATCTGGAGAGAAGATGCGTCGTTGCCGGGAACGTCGAGGACCTGTCCTTGGTACCCCTGACCATCGGCGAACTACCGAGGTGCACCTTGGCTTCTAATTTATACCCGGCGACTCTGTTGGGAGCCGCGAGCAGTTCGAATCACGACATTTTATCTCCAATTAGCGGGCCGAGCACTGCCGCCAGAAACGAAGTACACGAAGTTACTCTGCTGAATAATAACGTGGACAACAACGGAGCTGGCGGGCTGAGCTTCGAGTTCCATAACGAAATGCGAACGGTTTTGCAA GCTCTTTTTGGAGAACTTCGATCAGCCGCAACCCTTCCTACTTCCGATAGTACCTTAGGCAACGCTGAGGATGCCGAGAACGCGTCGGACGACATGCGAGAAATTGAATTATACATCCtgagaaaaaatcaatga
- the LOC124309217 gene encoding arp2/3 complex-activating protein rickA-like isoform X2, with amino-acid sequence MKNTHSQYFWKFIRNKMNVTMDDQSNGESRSSLDVDRNVSLTDVFPFCDQLDKFIKYILSVRDLNFLTYEYPNILRNRLESSVSELQSILAEVKEAVANVEKLKAQRKSVRKEKITVKKILKRLRDDEIREMECTIALYDKPMFSRWESVKNNQKPEILEGILTDVKVNERNFRHLYNEHVNRGGHEGLKKRSLCHQNKQHALENLSVLVTRKLNQTQAFHPLSGVNEADKRPKEKTIIPLPFPSFCAPPPPPSRPPPPPPPLPPPLSAPGPVAPFVAPHLPKRSHAQRLSIQRRRRLERRDENLERRCVVAGNVEDLSLVPLTIGELPRCTLASNLYPATLLGAASSSNHDILSPISGPSTAARNEVHEVTLLNNNVDNNGAGGLSFEFHNEMRTVLQALFGELRSAATLPTSDSTLGNAEDAENASDDMREIELYILRKNQ; translated from the exons ATGAAAAACACGCATTCTCAATATTTCTGGAAGTTTATAAG aaataaaatgaatgtCACTATGGACGATCAATCGAATGGCGAAAGTCGGTCCAGCCTCGACGTGGACCGCAATGTTTCACTGACAGACGTCTTTCCCTTCTGCGATCAATTGGACAAATTTATCAAGTACATTTTGAGCGTCAGAGATCTGAATTTTCTTACTTACGAATACCCCAA CATTCTAAGAAATCGGTTGGAGAGCAGCGTGAGCGAGCTGCAAAGCATACTTGCGGAAGTTAAAGAGGCTGTGGCTAACGTGGAAAAGCTAAAGGCGCAAAGAAAATCGgttaggaaagaaaaaatcacagTGAAGAAGATCTTGAAAAGATTGCGGGATGACG AGATACGGGAAATGGAATGTACTATAGCGCTGTACGATAAGCCGATGTTTTCGCGTTGGGAAAGTGTGAAGAATAACCAGAAACCAGAAATATTGGAGGGAATACTGACGGACGTAAAAgtaaacgaaagaaatttccGCCACCTCTATAATGAGCATGTGAATCGGGGGGGACATGAGGGTCTAAAAAAACGTTCCCTTTGTCACCAGAATAAACAGCACGCGTTGGAGAACCTGAGCGTCCTGGTAACGCGAAAACTTAACCAGACGCAAGCTTTTCACCCCCTGAGTGGTGTTAACGAGGCTGATAAACGTCCAAAAGAGAAGACAATTATTCCACTTCCATTTCCCTCCTTCTGCGCGCCGCCTCCACCCCCATCGAGGCCTCCACCTCCGCCTCCGCCGCTGCCACCACCGCTTTCCGCACCGGGTCCTGTGGCACCATTCGTGGCGCCACACCTGCCGAAGAGATCGCACGCGCAACGTTTGTCGATCCAAAGACGTCGCCG aCTCGAGAGGCGGGATGAGAATCTGGAGAGAAGATGCGTCGTTGCCGGGAACGTCGAGGACCTGTCCTTGGTACCCCTGACCATCGGCGAACTACCGAGGTGCACCTTGGCTTCTAATTTATACCCGGCGACTCTGTTGGGAGCCGCGAGCAGTTCGAATCACGACATTTTATCTCCAATTAGCGGGCCGAGCACTGCCGCCAGAAACGAAGTACACGAAGTTACTCTGCTGAATAATAACGTGGACAACAACGGAGCTGGCGGGCTGAGCTTCGAGTTCCATAACGAAATGCGAACGGTTTTGCAA GCTCTTTTTGGAGAACTTCGATCAGCCGCAACCCTTCCTACTTCCGATAGTACCTTAGGCAACGCTGAGGATGCCGAGAACGCGTCGGACGACATGCGAGAAATTGAATTATACATCCtgagaaaaaatcaatga
- the LOC124309214 gene encoding exosome complex exonuclease RRP44 produces the protein MLTTKTFFRKTKRGNILKIVREHYLRDDIWCGSNLCSICKHKSKDLVLDEDPESRSSLYPQGHYLVLDTNVVLDQIDVLEEDALCNVIILQTVLEEVRHRSSNVYKKLRDIIGDPKRKFYVFVNEHHKDTYIEREPRENVNDRNDRAIRVAAAWYQDHVNASKGARKEKQKVDVVLLTDDAANRDKAIGEGINAASMQDYVASLIDAGFLQDKLCKRNYVLEGESKTPLFPPHLTPAQIHDGIKSRKLLQGTFLASRENFLEGSVNVEGYEKFILLQGKLALNRAVDGDIVAIELLPEDQWSVPSDLVIQDEEEDPSDLLEDETELKAIKVPKNIQRTPTGVVVGIIRRKWRQYCGILQPSLVKGNVRHMFVPAERKIPRVRIETRQSENLSKQRIIVAIDSWPRNSRYPLGHFVRALGNIGDKETENEVLLLEHDIPHNRFSDAVLSFLPKLPWLITEADVTQRVDLRHIDVCSVDPPGCTDIDDALHCRELENGNLEVGVHIADVSHFIRPGTALDKEAASRGTTVYLVDKRIDMVPELLSSNLCSLRGNEERFAFSCVWEMDEKANIIDTKFHKSIIRSRQAMTYEEAQLKIDDETQQDSIAKSLRGLNSLAKKLKAKRFENGALVLASPEIRFEVDSETHDPIDVQAKKLRETNSMVEEFMLLANTSVAKKIVQDFPECSMLRRHPEPPQANFDPLVKAGRNRGFVINTASGKELATSLNEAHTEDNPYFNTMLRILATRCMMQAVYFTSGMLQPEEYFHYGLACPIYTHFTSPIRRYADIMVHRLLAVCIGADATYPNLLDKKKNHELCYNLNYRNRMAQYAGRASVALNTHLFFREKVQNEEGYVLFVRKNALQILIPKYGLEGTLYLSKKGEVSPVNFIYDEEDQSQKFEHIVFHSFDPVVVQLSLDRSNVQHEKLVFKLVKPVIPGFSIPTKSDPEMVPKSNIVPKRKTEEKPTGSEISGGKRGRRKKQKK, from the exons ATTGTCAGAGAGCATTACCTCAGGGATGATATATGGTGTGGGTCAAATCTGTGTTCAATATGTAAACACAAAAGCAAGGATTTAGTCCTTGATGAAGACCCTGAGTCGAGAAGTTCGTTATACCCTCAGGGACACTATCTTGTTCTGGATACCAACGTAGTTCTCGACCAG attgATGTTCTCGAAGAAGATGCTCTGTGCAACGTCATAATTTTGCAAACTGTGCTTGAAGAGGTACGGCACAGAAGTTCCAATGTGTACAAAAAACTGAGAGACATTATTGGCGATCCTAAGCGAAAGTTTTACGTCTTCGTTAATGAGCATCATAA GGATACCTATATTGAACGAGAACCACGTGAGAACGTAAATGATCGCAATGATAGAGCTATCAGAGTCGCTGCAGCTTGGTACCAGGATCACGTGAATGCGAGCAAAGGTGCTCGTAAAGAGAAGCAAAAGGTTGACGTTGTTTTGCTTACAGACGATGCCGCGAATCGAGATAAAGCGATCGGTGAAGGCATCAACGCTGCGTCGA TGCAAGATTATGTTGCATCGTTAATTGACGCTGGGTTCTTACAAGACAAGCTGTGTAAGCGGAATTATGTTCTCGAAGGAGAAAGCAAGACACCGCTGTTTCCACCACACTTGACGCCTGCTCAAATTCACGACGGTATAAAGAGCAGGAAATTGCTACAAGGAACGTTCCTTGCTTCAAGGGAGAATTTTTTGGAAGGAAGTGTGAATGTCGAAGGatacgaaaaattt ATATTGTTGCAAGGAAAACTCGCACTGAACAGAGCAGTCGACGGGGATATCGTCGCTATCGAGCTACTGCCCGAAGATCAGTGGAGTGTACCCTCGGATTTAGTTATtcaagacgaagaagaagatcCTAGTGATTTGCTGGAAGATGAAACCGAGTTGAAGGCTATAAAAGTTCCGAAAAACATTCAGAGAACGCCTACCGGGGTTGTGGTAGGCATAATTAGACGGAAATGGCGACAATACTGCGGTATTCTGCAGCCCAGTCTTGTGAAAGGG AACGTGAGGCACATGTTCGTTCCGGCAGAGCGAAAAATACCGCGAGTAAGGATCGAAACTCGTCAATCTGAGAATCTGAGCAAGCAGCGGATTATAGTCGCGATAGACTCTTGGCCCCGCAACTCTAGATACCCTTTGGGCCACTTTGTCAGAGCACTTGGTAACATTGGCGACAAAGAAACAGAGAACGAAGTCCTCCTCCTTGAGCACGACATTCCTCACAACAGATTCTCAGACGCGGTTCTCAGTTTTCTTCCAAAATTACCCTGGCTGATAACCGAGGCG GACGTTACCCAACGCGTCGATCTGCGGCACATAGACGTTTGCTCGGTCGACCCACCGGGTTGTACGGACATCGACGATGCCCTGCATTGTCGGGAATTGGAAAATGGGAACCTTGAGGTCGGGGTCCACATCGCGGACGTTTCTCACTTCATTCGTCCTGGAACCGCGCTGGACAAGGAAGCCGCGTCACGTGGCACCACCGTCTACCTCGTCGACAAGAGGATCGACATGGTTCCGG AACTACTCAGCTCGAATCTTTGCTCTCTTCGTGGTAACGAGGAGAGATTCGCGTTTTCGTGCGTATGGGAAATGGACGAAAAGGCTAATATAATAGACACGAAATTTCACAAGAGTATTATCCGATCTCGACAAGCCATGACTTACGAGGAGGCTCAGCTCAAGATTGACGACGAAACGCAGCAAGATTCCATTGCCAAGTCGCTGAGGGGCCTGAATAGTTTGGCTAAAAAATTGAAGGCGAAACGTTTTGAGAACGG AGCGTTGGTTTTGGCCTCACCGGAAATCCGGTTTGAGGTAGACAGCGAGACCCACGACCCCATAGACGTTCAGGCGAAGAAGCTTAGGGAGACTAACTCGATGGTCGAAGAATTTATGTTGCTTGCCAATACTTCtgtggcaaaaaaaattgttcaagaTTTTCCGGAGTGCTCAATGCTCAGACGACATCCGGAGCCGCCTCAGGCAAACTTTGATCCACTCGTGAAGGCTGGAAGGAACCGG GGCTTCGTCATAAATACTGCGTCCGGCAAGGAGCTCGCAACTTCTTTGAACGAGGCTCACACCGAGGATAACCCGTATTTCAATACGATGCTCAGGATACTGGCGACTCGGTGCATGATGCAGGCTGTTTATTTCACCAGCGGAATGTTGCAGCCTGAAGAATACTTTCATTATGGTCTTGCGTGTCCGATTTACACGCATTTCACATCGCCAATAAGAAG GTACGCAGATATCATGGTTCACCGTCTCCTCGCCGTCTGCATAGGTGCCGACGCGACCTATCCCAACTTACTTGACAAGAAGAAGAACCACGAGCTGTGTTACAACTTGAACTACAGAAACAGAATGGCCCAGTACGCCGGCAGAGCCTCAGTCGCCCTGAATACGCAC TTGTTTTTCAGAGAGAAAGTACAGAACGAGGAGGGTTACGTGTTATTTGTAAGGAAAAACGCCCTTCAGATTCTCATACCGAAATACGGACTGGAGGGAACTTTATATCTTAGTAAAAAAGGCGAAGTTTCACctgtaaatttcatttatgaCGAGGAAGACCAGAGCCAGAAATTCGAACACATTGTTTTCCATTCCTTCGATCCAGTCGTGGTCCAGCTGAGTCTTGACCGGTCAAACGTTCAGCACGAGAAGCTTGTGTTCAAGCTTGTGAAGCCAGTT ATCCCCGGATTCAGTATTCCGACGAAATCCGATCCGGAAATGGTTCCGAAATCGAATATCGTGCCCAAACGTAAGACGGAAGAAAAACCGACGGGCTCGGAAATTTCGGGCGGAAAAAGGGGTAGGagaaagaagcagaaaaagTGA